The genomic segment taaacacctaacctaacttacgacTAACtagtttatatatgagaacaagcctATTTTTAAGTCAAAGTACAGAATGTTAAATTGATTAATGCGTCTCGGGGAACGGCcaccgctttaacgagcctggcctgaggacaggttgtcgaAATGCAAATAATtgtcaacagaatctaaacacctaacctatgcttatGTATATATAGAactctaatatataataataatattaatttatgtgtaacggttctattgttacgtaaagtatggtgacaaataaacacagacactaagatactatatatatatttggtcgaatatacagaagtacacaggtgatactttggtgtgagttgagcgcactgagcgtcggtacagtatctcgcaagtgtctgctctagaccacacttgaaagtagactggttaatgtttgctattctgctgcttatatgctcgggcaacacctcaccgtgtggcccgggcaacgcctcacctcattgatcccaaaggttgacaggaatattaacaatgcatttggagcgagtatattattgggataatctactcgctacatatGTATGAACAATATTTATAATACACAATTCatttaaaatttatgaatactACTTTCTTTGGGGGGTGGATATCGGTCGCAGCTTTAAGGAGCCTAGCTTGTGGACAGTTATGGGTATCTCAAAATGAACATAAAATCAGAAAGACAATTTAAAAAGTGACATAACAGATTAAACATAGACCAAACCCAAGCTGGTTTTTGGGTTTTCTTTCCACATCAGAAAGAaaataacagtaaaggaacaggtgatgaaactgagaattgGAAAGGACCACATTTACAGAGAACGACagtgaagtgtgtgaggaactagaTAGATAAtcaaggaggtcttcacaacagagcaaCAGAAAGTTCTTGAGCTAAGAGGGATGGTGTGAAACCAAGTGGAGTAGCTGTATTTGAGAAAAGTAGAGGCTAAGTAATAAAGCACCAGCGCTGAAAACAGAATAGCTACTAGAATATTTGAACGAAAATAATACAGTACGAATATACAAAGAGAAGGATAGACGGGAGGCACTAAACTGCAAGCCAATATCCTTACATTCCATTCACGGTGACAGATAACACTGTAGGAAAGGGGTTCGTAGAATATCTTGAGAGAAAAACTTTTATAAGGTTACATAAGAATGCGTTTAGAAACTTCAAATATTACCCAACAAACATAAAAGAAGTCTATGACTGGGCGACAAAAATCAGATAAGACAGAAAATGGTGAGCAGACGATATACTTTTTAGCCTGCCAGAAAGCCTTCGTAACAATACAAAACATGAGATGATCTGAAAAGTTGAAAGAACATGCAAGAGTGACAGGAAAGGTGAACCAGTCGATAAGAGAATAGTTAAGGAACAGAAGACAGTCAAAGTGATAGGAGAGacgtcagagtggcgagatgtttcCAGCGGGGTACCACAGGGATCCGTACtgggacctatcttgtttctgatctatgtaaatgatctcccacctGGCCACGTCCTCGCTTCACTACGTCTCAGCTAACCACACCCACTCCACACAGCGTCACACTTACGCAGGGCCTCTCCCCTCAATACGTCTCAGCTAACCACACCATCCCTACACCCAACTTGACGCCCGCTACACACTTGACCAAGACTTATCCTCACCACTCATATGACCATGTACCCTCATTCACCCTCACTCCTCGACGCCATATCCCTCACTCTTCCCCTCATTCTCCGTTGTACCTATTCCTCACTTCGCGAATCTGCACCTCTCCCATCACACTTGTCAAGGTACCCTCTTCGTGGTACCCTCAACTTCACACCTCGTCTCTTGTGGCCGTCTTCTCACTACTTACATCACACTGTCAGTGACTACCCCTCATCTCCCCAGCAGACGAGAGAGAAGGGTGAGGGGGACGGGATGCTTGGCACCAGCAGGCCTTTGGCAAGCAtagtggtgtgggaggggtggaagGGGTTCATTTCAGGtgtggatcccccccccccctcccaggcccCTCCATCTGTGGTGGAGTCAGTGTGGCCTCTGCCCTGGTGCTGCGCAGGTGTTCTGCTCCCACGCCACCTGCTGGGGGTGATCTGAGTCGTGGCCCCTACCTGCGGAGGCTGGATgtgagtgtggtgctggtgactggtACTGCGTCGGGGTACTAGAGTGTattgcagggtggtgggtgggggggtggatGAGTAGGTTGGTGGGGTaggtatgtgtattcacctacttgtgaatatacacacacacgtgtgtgtgtgtgtgtgtgtgtgtgtgtgtgtgtgtgtgtgtgtgtttactagttgtgtttttgcgggggttgagctttgctctttcggcccgcctctcaactgtcaatcaactgttttactaattactacttttttttttttttttttttttttttttttttttttttttttttttttcccacaccacacacacacacacaccccaggaagcagcccgtgacagctgactaacacccaggtacctatttactgctaggtaacaggggcacttagggtgaaagaaactttgcccatttgtttctgcctcgtgcgggaatcgaacccgcgccacagaattacgagtcctgcgcgctatccaccaggctacgaggcccctgtgtgtgtgtgtgtgtgtgcttgtgtgtatgtgtgtgtgtgtatgtgtactcacctagttgtactcacctagttgtgtttgcgggggttgagctctggctctttggtcccgcctctcaaccgtcaatcaacaggtgtacagattcctgagcctatcgggctctgtcatatctacttaacagcgtgtgtgtgtgtgtgtgtgtactcacctagttgtactcacctagttgtgcttgcgggggttgagctctggctctttggtcccgcctctcaactgtcaatcaacagatgtacaggttcctgagcctattgggctctatcatatctacacttgaaactgtgtatggagtcagcctccaccacatcatttcctaatgcattccatttgtcaaccactctgacactaaaaaagttctttctaatatctctgtggctcatttgggcactcagtttccacctgtgtcccctagtgcgtgtgccccttgtgttaaacagcctgtctttatcaaccctgtcaattcccttgtgtgtgcgtgtgtgtgtgtgtgtgtgtgtgtgtgtgtgtgtgtgtgtgtgtgtgtgtgtgtgtgtgtgtgtgtgtgtgtgtgtgtgtgtgtgtgtgtgtgtgtgtgtgtgtgtagcagcagGCGCGTCCCAGACACGTGACTTACTGCCCAACAGCTGCCTCAAAACAGCTTGAAGCCCTGAACATGGGATGTGTGAcgcgtatgtaagtatgtatgtatgtatgtatgtatgtatgtatgtatgtatgtatgtatgtatgtatgtatgtatgtatgtatgtatgtatgtatagcaTCTAACATTGCTAATTATACCAGtggaggtgtacaggttcctgagcctattgggctaaaTCATATCTtcctttaaaactgtgtatggagtctgcctccatcacatcactgcctaatgcaatccatttattaacttctctgacactcaacaaattctttctaatgtctttgtggctcatttgggacctATAAGatgccacctgtgtccccctgtgtGAGTACCACCTGTGATAAACAGTGTTTTCTTATCTGCCATATAAATTCCCTGAAAAAATTTAATGTGGTAATCATATGATGAGCTGCTACGTCGCATTTTTTAATGCATGGacaagaggttgtgtgtgtgtgtgtgagtgtaagaTGGTGCACGCACATGCgtttgtgtgtggctgtgtgtgtgtatggcgatGCACATGTGTATGGTACCGTGAAAGTAATGTCGTCTCACCTCTGGACAAACATACAATGCTGTATTAACCTGCATATGGTAATGACGTTCGCTTCTGTTGTGTCGGGAACAACAACACAGCCGAGAAACATCCCAACTTGCATTAGGCTGCCGTCATAACAATGGCACACTGAGAAAACTGCCAGTATCTGTTGATCAACTTGTCATGTCAGACATGTGAGAGTATGCAGCTGTGACATGCTGGGCGATACATAGCGCACATGCTGCTGAGTAAAGATTATTATTTTCCACTAGAGAAACACGTCTGAACACAAGGGTCGAGACCTGATGTGTGTATTCGCTCAATTTcgccacacacgcatacacatacacttcacacaaacacacgcatacacatacacacacactcgcagCTGCATTAAAAGCAACGTAACAGCAATCTTTGTCTGGCAGCACCGCCAGGCTCACCGCTCTACACGTTGCTTTATGCACTGTGACATGATGCTATACCTCCTGCGCTTTATTGTCTCACAAGACCGCTCTGTATACCCTGCGTCGGCCACCACACTTGCCAGAATTGTGAGTTTATGTCGAGCCGACAGTAAGATCCAAAACCCAGCTACCCTGTCTTAGTTCTGGTATCATGCTTGATGTCTTTGAATCTCTCCTAACCCTCTTGTCATCGTTATTCTCTCCCTTTCCTTCTCTGATTCTCTGTGTTTCTCTCTCCCTGTAGTCACATTCATGGCAAATTACAGAAAAGGTTAAAGACAGGGAACTCTAAACAACACATCAATATATCTCACATAAATAATGACTTAGAAATTAAATAATTACAAATTGCTACTTTAGCAACCTGCTAGAGGCCTACTCAGTGTGGTTCCAGCACACTTTAGTTTAGcacactaaactgatgtacttaaTTAAGTACACATCAGTTTAATGACATTGGGAACGCTCTAGAGAAGCTGTGCTTCTCACACTGAAGTGAGTATAGGCTTTGTGGGAAGCGGGGGTAATATAATTGTCTGACAATAAAATCACGGCTACAAGCCTGCTCAAAAGAGGGTACACAAACGACCATAGTCTAACGATAGCAATACACTCAAAACAGAAACATCTTTACCATTAACCTCCAGATTGGTTGGCAACAGCACGACATGCTGTTTGGCCTAAAGTAGGTAACAGAAAGGGAAATGTCTACTGTAAATCTCATATTAATTTACTAACTACATACCAGCAATaataatataatgataaaacaaaCTATATGGGACTATCCCAATAAATAATAACCACACATAAGAGCAAGATAAAATGTTATTATTCACATATGCTGAATCCTAGGCTTCACCTTTCTTCTCAAACTTCTCATTTCGTATAAGCTTTTCGTATAAATACGTACATTTCGTATAAACTGTGCCTCGTATACTCGCACGGTAATAGAAGAAAATAATATTAGATCGCTTTTGAAATTTTGTCTCAGCGGGTGGAGATTGAAgtgttgttgttagtgttgtatggtggtggctGGGGTGTTGGGCGCctagatgttggtggtgatggtggtagtagtagtatggtggtgatggaggttgcagtgtggaggtggtggtggtggcaccagtgtggtgatgatggtggtaacaGTGTCGTCGGCCTGTGATGGTCACTCTGTCCTCTACATAGTATTTTGACGTAAAAATCCTCAACGTCAAAGTAAGGTGTAATAAAAATCATGGCGGTTCGCAAAACTGACGTGATATCCCGTTTTTTGTTGTGAGTCCTCGGTTTGGTtaagttcgggcaatttagtacatcattatAGTGAGGTTGTGAATGCTGGAGAGGATGGGGTGGGTAGAATTCACGAGAATTTATTGTGCTGGTGATAAACGAGCCGATATAGAAACAATTATCAATTACCAAACTATCCAATTATTCATAATCTTTAAACGTCTTCAAAACCAGGCACCTTACTCATTTTGTAGTCATTATTTAAAAGAAACAAAATTATTTTCTCCTTGCAGCGTTCCGCTTGTTTGTATAATTTTGTTTTCGGTTCCTCGTCTTGATACCGCTGCTGTTGCACTCCCGGCAGATGCAACACTTCCTTCAACATAATTGTTAAGTTTCTTATAATTACTTAGTAATTTTTAATGGCAAATTTTTATCATTATTAAAACTATATATAACCTGTTATATCTTTTAAAGGCACATTGATTAGTTCATGTTAATTCCTGTTTTATTTTGTCTTTAGACAaataagagagcgagagagcgataaGCTACGAGGTAAACCTCGGAATTCATGCCTCAAAAATATTCCATTGTTGCAAGGACGACAATTCTGTGTTAACATATTAACAAACCACGCACAATTGTACCCTAAAGCCtttattttttttagtaaaaCATTTACCCCTTCAACCCTGTCACAAAAGGACAACCTCACGCAGGGGTCCGTGCTCACAGTGCCTCTACGCTCAGTACAGACTcgccaaagagagagagagaggactttAGCAACTCTTCCACTTCAGCCctttgctgctgctgccgccattTCTATAaatcattgcctcagacacccagCCATTTGGAGCAGTCTCGTTTTCATGTGAAGTGCGTCACAGGACTGCTGTGCAACTCATATTCGACATAAATTAAAATAGTTTATCAAACAAGCCTAGCTAGTAGATCAAAGCCTCGTTCCTTAAAGAGCTCCAGGATTCCCTCATACTTTTGtatacaacaacaataataataataataataataataataataataataataataataataataataataataatagaggaACTTACTACAATGCCGCAATGCTTAAATGAAGGTgcttattttttaaattttgaacccaaagggcgagtttattggtcaAACAAATTTTCGGGTGTAACCTACATCGTTTCTCAAAGTAATGTATCTGCTGGTTTTTAATACACCTCAACATAAATGGGATCTTTCATTTACCttcagtaataataaaaataataataataataataataataataataataataataataataataataataatattgttattattattactattatcaataatattattattctCTCAATAATACAACAATGATCTCAACAACAACATTAAATATCATGAACAttacttaaataaataaattatttaattatcaaccacttggactggacggtagagcatcgGTCTCGcctctgcaggtcggcgttcaatccccgactgtccaagtggttgggcaccattccttttcccccgtcccgtctcaaatccttatcctgaccccttcccagtgctatatagtcgcaatggcttggtgctttctccctgatagttcccttcccccttctctcAAAAATATTATTGTATACTGTATTCGAATGTTATTCGTTACATGATAATATCAAAAATACTAATTCAATTTTCTTTGCAGCTTTTCAAAATGAGAGGAGAATGATGACGATGAACAGTTGACAACAGTGAACATTATTGATGAACAACAGAGTATATTAGCCATGAACAACGAAAATGCTCACGATGAGCATCATCGCCATTGAGAACAATGACGACGAAGAATTTAGAAAACTGACAATGAATAAATGAGAACAATGATAAAGAACGGATGAGAGCATTGACGAATAACAGCTGAAAACACTGAAAAGAACTGTAAAAGGTGATGAAAATACTGTAAAGAACACGTAAGAACGAGTGCTGAACATGGGAGACACTTTCCATATACCTCCAAGTATGTAAACAAACACATCCAGGGAATTTATGATGAAATTCTAATTAAGAGGAAGTTAATGCAGACAGATTTAAAAATACACAAAGAAAGTGAAAGATTAACGCAGAATGGAAGATGAACATAAGTAGCATAGCAAAGCAAAGCGAGAAGATAAACCTATCAGTTGTCGATAGTGGAGGCTTAGAAAGAAACAATACTCGAAAATGTCTAGATGACTAAACCACACGAACACAGATGGAGATCTGAATAAGAGCCATGCGAGTGTTTACATAGTGTGTGAGGGGAAGTGAAGGCAGTGGGTTTGGGAGGAGGGACGGTGTAGGTGAAGATATTTAAAGGCGTGTGGAAGGTGAGAGTGATAAGAAATTGTGAATGGAAAGGGCGGTAGGCGGTTTGAGTTGGTTCTCGCAGAATGTACATGACGACGAAGGCCAATCTAGAATACTGGTCCACGGACAACTTCTGTGTGAGGTGGTCGCTGAGGACGGGTGCCTGCACCATTGGTACTCTCTCATTGGTACGttgtttttttttagatttagaaGTAGATTTTTGTTTTGACTTAAGTATAGTAAACATTTCAATACAGTTGAGCAAAATAAGCAATTAGCTGTACCTGCTAACCTCTCGTTTTCCAGAGCGAGAGGCTACGTATGGCTCCTAGTAAAAGTATGGAGATACTTTAAGAATGTAGGAATGAGACGTCGTCTCAAAGGCATATGAAAGTATTTTCTATATTATGTTTTATGGCATTTACTTACTTGACAAGCTTATATATCTTTATGATGTTTATTGAACTTAACAATTGACGTCTTTATCTATGCCTCTCTACGACACCCAGTGTCTTAGTCTTCAAATTAATGGTCAACAACACCTGTGTCTTGCTACACAGGTGTGGCAGGCTTTAATGGTGGTCGCCGGTGTGATGATGCTGGTGGACTGCCCCGTCGACCCTGCCTTCACTGGCACTCTAGATCATCAGGCAGACACTGGAACTGCCCAGCTTGCCCTCACTGGCACTGCCGTTCACCCGACAGGTACTGGAGTCACCTCGGAGGCAAGTACCGGCAACAGCAGCTTAGTTTCCCAGCCAGGCGACGTCCCTCGGGCGAGTGACAATAGCAGCGATCAAGGTGTCAACAGTGTAGATGGCGAAGCTGTGGACAGTGCTAACAGCTTTTTTGACGTTCAAGGGAataccaacagcagcaacagcgcaCTCAACGTCAACTTTAGCTGTCCATGGTTGCCAGAGCCAGAAACCCAAGTCTTCGGTATTAACGACAGATATAAACGTAAGATCGTATTTTCATTTATATGAGTGTTTGGCTTAAAGCCTATCAACCGGGGGCGGGTTGTTTAGGCTACTACAAGAGCCTATTTCCAGTGTTTGCACACCGAAGATTAGTGTACACCGGTATGTGTATAgtctacattattattattattattattattattattattattattattattattattattattattattattattattattattattattatcatcatcatcatcactattatTATTGAGCAAATCATTAGGAGCCGTAATGAGGTTGAAGTCGAACAACTTCACAATAATATCCTGGAAACTACATTTAACTTTGCCACGCTATTTTGAATATGAACAAAGTGAATGCACCCAAACATATGCCTGACTCTTATCAAAACTGCACTCCTCTGACCGTCACTCACAggaattataaaatataaataatctTGATTTTTTAGGTTAATTATGACTATCAGCATTTTGTTGATAGTAAACAGCACTAGTGGCGTTGTTGTATAGGTCGGCGACCTGCCACAAGTTCAGAGCCGAAGGAAATATATATCAGAATATACCAACGTTGACTGTTAATTACAAAGACAAACAAAATTTAAGCAGATAGAACAGTCACAAAACTGTCTGTGACCATCCAGCTGCACCAGACACATCAACAGTCACAATAACTGTCTGTGACCATCCAGCTGCAGCAGACACATCAACAGTCACAATAACTGTCTGTGACCATCCAGCTGCACCAGACACATCAACAGTCACAATAACTGTCTGTGACCATCCAGCTGCACCAGACACATCAACAGTCACAATAACTGTCTGTGACCATCCAGCTGCACCAGACACATCAACAGTCACAATATCTGTCTGTGGCCATCCAGTTTTACAGGAGGTACTCCTCCAGAATATAAACAAAGTGTCTATACTCTTGTCTATTTTTACCAGCGGGGCTTGGCAGGCGGGGAGACAGCTACGATCCTGTGTACATAGGCTACCTGCTTCTTTAACTAatccacacactaaaagttggcTAGAATAATTTAGATAGAATGCAGTATGTTGACATTGGGAATAAACTTGATTAATAAAGACCCTTTATTAATACTAGAGACCCATAAATGCAGCTGCTCGACTAAGATGTACAAGAATACTTAACCTCAGTTCTTCAACATGCATAATTCAACACAAAAACAGCCACAACTGCAAGCTTGCCAAGTTTTGTTAGACGTGGATGTGCACAGGAGATCGTATATATGAAAATTATTTCCAGTGTATCTCCAAGCTACGTTACTGAAGGGATACGGACAAAAAACTCACTGACAAAAAAACACGGACATGTACTCCACCGGACAATAACCGTACCTGACAAAATCCTctcataataaatgaattaatgtGTGAAATTATGGGGTGAAATGTATAAAAATCTTGTTCACTTGTTCAGTTTTTCTTAAAGAATATTTGAATACAAAGTGAAGCTAGGTCGCTGATTTTTATTTTTGTACAAGTTTCATTTTATATTTGAATTATAAGTGTATTGTGAATTACTTTGGGATTTACGCTgctatcattattagtgaaagtaGACGATTAATATATTAGATAATCTCATAGCTAACTCTAGTTCTTGTTCTTTACCCTGCAATCCGTCGTGTAGAATagtgtagcagcacattgctctgTGTACCTAGGCTTGCCAATGAAATAAATCAATACAACTTTGCCAGAGTGGAATTTTAAGAAGTTTAAAAAAGCTGTAATTAGATTTTCTTAATATTTTAGCATGTAAATATGGATGTTTATATAGATTTAGTTTATTATTTATCAAATAT from the Procambarus clarkii isolate CNS0578487 chromosome 10, FALCON_Pclarkii_2.0, whole genome shotgun sequence genome contains:
- the LOC123747143 gene encoding uncharacterized protein; this translates as MYMTTKANLEYWSTDNFCVRWSLRTGACTIGTLSLVWQALMVVAGVMMLVDCPVDPAFTGTLDHQADTGTAQLALTGTAVHPTGTGVTSEASTGNSSLVSQPGDVPRASDNSSDQGVNSVDGEAVDSANSFFDVQGNTNSSNSALNVNFSCPWLPEPETQVFGINDRYKLETVAGIFMSYSSIYCILSLCVVLGVIKRSVVLLQGWVAFTGVHNVVILVFLLVPLPFTTLPHLICSIAHFIISLYTWAVVKSFMYSIKLENTQPLLPEGAVTDYTVDGVDVTEIPVEI